CAAAGGATTCCTGCGGGAAATGGGGAAAAATTCTTAAGAACAAAGAATCATACTGACACTaatataacattttgtaaatttaaatttgatattAGTTATTCATCATTTGCTAAAATAGCCATCTAACGATTTCTGAGGAGATGTCAAGATacataattatacatataataaaatatatatataactaagaTACTCCTAAGAGAAGCAATTTAAACTATATCTAGCTTGCAGATTAAGACTCTTCTgaaaaaagattaatgaattATGTTTCATAAGCATGTAGTTTTCAATAAGAAATTGCACTGTTACtattactataataaaaaatatcatgcaagcttaaaaaaatacaacctACCATCAGATGAAACATAAGGACAGCTGCTCATTTTTAGGAGTGTTAGAGTGTCACTATTATTGGCCACCAAAATCTTCAGTGAAGGGTCATCCACTGGTGTGCCTTCAATTTTGATTGACGATAATGATTTTGAGTTGACAAACACAAGTGTAAGTGCTGACACAAAATGAGACTTGGAtggcaataagaaaaaaattatgaaaacattatTCACAAACCTACAGCTTCAATCAAATATCTTATTAAAACCAGATCAACATATGCTTACAACAACATAGTAAAAGCAATCAACATATTACTGTTTTTCCAAGTATCATTAGCCAGTAGAAGACATTTTTATAACACAATATAGTTTCATACTTTCACACTTGATAAACGGAATGgtgagaaaggaagaagtttCAAAGATTTTGTAAATGtcttctaattattttcaatGTTAAGGATTTGGTTTTCAATATTAAAAGgatataattacatttatttcctaGAATAGGGGTGGGGCAAATTATGGTCTGCCAGCCAAATCCAGTCCACACTCTGTTATTGTATGGTTCAtgaattaaaatgtgttttactttgttttttctggtgaggaagattggccctgagctaacatctgttgctaatcttcctctttttgcttaaggaagactgtcactgagctaacatctgtgccaatcttcctttatcttgcatgtggaatgctgccacagcatggcttgatgagtggtgtgtaggcccctgcctgggatctgaacccgcgaaccctgggccaccgaagcagagtgcatgaacttaaccactacatcaacAGGCCAGTCccggttttcacatttttaaatggttgaaaaatatttttaaagaataacattttgtgccatgtgaaaattatatgcaaCTCTTTCAGTGTCCATAATTAAAGTCTGTTTGTAACATAGCCATGCTGCtccatttatgtattgtctatgtcTGCTTTCTCACTACAATGCTAGGGCTGAGTGGCACTGCAACAAAAGAATTGCAGCAGAACTGTATggcccgcaaagcctaaaatatgtactatctGGACCTCTTCAACCCCTGCCCTAGAAGGAATagaatttttatctattttattcactcaTATAATCCAGCATCTACaatagtatctggcacacagtagaaggtcaataaatatttgttgatgaataaatgaataaatgatgtcATATTCTTCAGTGACATGCTTTTTGCTAGTAAATTATCTAAACAAAGATATGTTTTGAAAACTTTCTATGTTTTGAAGATTGACGGACTAAAGCTTATTTATAGTTTGACTTAAAAATGAGTAGAATTTCACAAGTTTTCAGatccagtttttttgtttttgtttttgttttcttttggtgaggaagactggccctgagctaacatttcttgccaatctgcctctttttgcttgaggaagattggccctgagctaacatctgtgccaatcttcttccattttatatgtggaatgccaccacagcatgccttggtgagtggtatgtaggtctaaacccacgaaccccaggatgccaaagtggagcacacgaacttaaccacgacGACACCAGGCCAGCCACAAGAtccagtattttttaataaagatacaAAGTCTAGAAACCAATACCATGCATGACCATTTGTCCTCTTTCAAAATCAATTTGGAGTCTCCCAAAGGTTCTGTTGTccctattagaatgaccaaattGATTATAAatcttaattatttataaaacttattGGTTTACACTAATTGTAAACTGATTTGCACAAACTTTTAAATGGTAGATGGCTAGAACACTTTACTAAATTTCATAGTACCAAAAATTGTTAGAGAAACATAAATATAtcactcttttttcttaagaaatataaggtttattttccttttaatcaaCTCTCAATGGGCTCTGTTAGTCTTGAAGGACACATTTCAGCATTAGAGTACAAATTTCCTTATAGTAACAATATGTTTGTTTAGCACTTTTGACACCTAGCAAAATGCTgtacttttatcttatttttcttcagtttacaaatgaaaaaactgaggctcagagggaccTGCGACTTTGCCAGAAGCCACAGAGCTCCTCTTACTGTGGAGGCAGagcttggaaggaagcctgctgATTGCTGGTGACTGCATCCGCTAACCTAGAAGTTGGCCCTGGCAGCTGAAGTGCAGCGTTAGAGACAGCCTAGAATCTAAGAATTTCAGGCTCGTCTGATTCCACAGTTCATAAACAAGGAGATAACTCTTTAGAGGGAGTAAGTTTTCATCTGATTACTTATATTACTCTAATCCCTAAATGACCTATTTTTTTTCAGCATAtctcttaaaaagataaacagccTGGCAGAAATGCTTGGCGAAAGACAGCCATGACCCAGTTTATGAGAAAGAAGATGCTACTATTACTCTatcctcttctttgttttttagattttttttttccggctaggaaagatttgccctgagctaacatgtgttgtcaatattcccttttttttcccctccccaatgccccagtgcatagttgtatattctagttgtaggtccttctagtccttctatgtgagccactgccacagcatggctgctgacagatgagtggtgtggtttccACGTCtggggaaccgaacctgggccactgaagtggagcgtgccaaactttaactgctaggccatgagggctggctcccCATCCTCTTCTATAGGAAGATTTCCATTAGCCAATTTTACTGACAACCATAATTTACTGCTTATTGTATATCGGCCACTATTctaattctgtgtttaaaatggtaaatgaacAAGGAGTTTATGTTTTGGTCGGGGGAGAAGAGAATAAACATGCTAAATCAATAAGGTAATTTCAAGTATCgatgaatgagagaaagaaaataaaatattgtaatagTAGAGAGGGAAGTGGAGGAGTGGGTGTGTTTTAGCAAAGGTGGTCacggaaggcctctctgaggagacGGCATTCAAGTTGAAGCCTGAATGAAGAGAAGACTTATTAGTTTCTGTGGCACAGACTGCTAGTTGCTTCCTAACAAccattcatcttttttcttttggtaatctAGTCCCAATTTTTAGCTTGGCACATTGCCACGCAGCTAAAAGACTCTCCTAGCCTCTCAGAAATCTGCTGTGGCCACTGAGCTAAgttttggccaatgagacatAAACAGAAGCATTATGTGGTACTTAGGGCTAGTCTCCTTGAAATGAGGGCATGCCCTTCTTCCCCCATTTCTTCCACCCAGCTGTCTAGAACAAGGGACTTGATGGCTGGAGCTCAGAAAGCCATCTtggacaataaaaatgaaaaaacacctTGGTGAGAATGGAGTGGCTGGAGGGGTCTGGGCTCCTAATAATTTCATACCAGTTATAAACTGTCTCACCTATGGATTTGTTTAAtgtaagagaaataaactttagtCATGTTTTTTAAGCCATTGTTGTTTTGGAATTTCTAGTATATCGACTCAAATACGATCGTAACTAATAgttcatttaattaaatattacgTCCCACCTCCAATTGAGAGACTACAGAATTACAGGAAAGACATCCACTATGGGCCCTACACTCTCTATATTCAAAGAAACTAAGTAAACTTGGAAACCGTAAGTATAACATCCAGATTTTATATTAATGACATCTATTGTGGaaataattactaaaatcagaaaatatatctAAAGAATGAAACCTTGCATTAGCTATTTTAGCAAATATAAGCGCTAGTCAACAGAATCTTTTTTGCCTAGTTTGacaatatttaagaattttagtATATCTTACAAAAAAGCCTGGCATCTTTACCTTTGACACATTCATAAAACTTGGGTTGGCCATTGAAATCAAGTCCAAGGTCTGGAGAGAACAATTTACCAGCTGAGAAAGTATATCACAGGCAGCCTCTGCTGATTCAGTACTGCTATCAACctataaagacaattttaaatcttaatttcctGAAGGTAACTTATCAGAAAGTTACTGGGAACATAATTGTTTAACAGAATTCAGTTGCAAAATTGTATTGATCCCtttaagttagaaaataaattagtattttttctttattaaaaatgtctCAGATAAAAAGTGAGGAATAGAGATGATGACAAATCAACTTTCTAAGCACTTCATACTTTCAAATCTTCTACAACCACCTGAACTCTAATAATAACATCCAgatgaaggaaactgaagcttaagtTATTCACTGATAATTCAAGGTCTACCTCTTAATCCATGCAAATAACTAAGGGAAAACAGGAAATCGTTTGGGataaaaattctccaaaattCAATGTTTCAATATAAGGATCTAGATATACCAAAATGTTGTTAACAAAATGTAAGTTACTGTTTCTatttaaagcttatttttcttaCCTTAAAGCTGACATACCGGAGATGGGCAGCATGCCTTTTAATAATCTGCTGAATGAGATCAGGATGAGTGGATTTAAAAGACGAAGTTGCTGACTGGTTCAGTTCAAATTCAAACTTTCTCCAAAGGTCAGGGATATGAAAAACTTCATTCCATCTCCTACATACAGAAGATGCCTGGGCCCGATCTATTAAAGGAAGATACTGAAAAATGCGTAACACTACGTGGTGAGGCAAACTCCTAGACGCAAACAGTCTAGAAGAACAGTGTACGTGTGAGTTTGGTTGAGAGAAGAGTAGAACCCAAGTTTTGGCTGTTTCACTGCTGGTGAAGATTGGACAACTTTATTCACAACAGATAAACTCTTCCTCTTCATtctgtaaacattaaaaaatgttaagtgaTAATTTTTTCCAGATTCCCACCATATATTTGTGGTCTAACTATAGAATGACaacatcagaaaatgaaaaacagtctAAGACAAtttttttgggggtgaggaagattagccctgagccaacatctgttgccaatcttcctcttttttttttctccccgaaaccccagtacatagttatatatcctgttgtacatccttctagttcttctacgtgggaggctgcctcagcacagctggATGAGCAGCGTGTAAGTcgacacctaggatccaaactggtgaaccctgagccactgaaacagagcacgtgaacttaaccagtacgccaccaggccagccccagctcaaGACAATTTTAATAGTAATCTTTCCCTTTCATGCATTGATAAGTACTGCTATGTGCTGCAGATATAGAGATAAATAAGAGGAAACCTGTTCTCAAAGATCTATTGTCAAATGGTGAAGCACCACGATAAATGCCGTCACTGAAATTGGGACAACTGCAATGGAAGGATAAGGCCGTGGCACATATTTGAGTTTGTATGTAGGAGAGGATGGCGAAGAGGCTTCCAAGAGGAAATGTCCAAGGAAGCAGCATACGTCCCAGGTTTGTTCTTGGCTAATTACTGTCTTCTTACTGTCTCCTACAGAGAAGGAAGCATCACAAAGCAATCGTGCTAAGAAGTCGGGGGTCTGAGAGATAGcacattataataaaaagcaTAGGGCTGGCtaagtcccagctctgccgttTACTAACCATGTGATCTTGTCTGAGCAAATTaatctaggcctcagtttcctcatctgaaaagcaGGGAGAACAGCTGTTACTGTCTcataaggttgctgtgaggattaaagtaCCTTAAGTGCCAACAcatagtaagggctcaataaacgAGGCAATTGTTGTTAACTTGTCCAATGCATTTTTCTGAACAAATTTCATTACTTAAGTCGAAGCACAATTctaacaaaaagtcaaacaatctGTGACAATTGTCGGATGACACTCAAGATGCAGGAGCTCTAGAGAACGTGGATATGGAGGGACGGAGTCTGTGCAGGCCGCACACTTGACCCTCACCAGCTAATGAAAAATAGCAAAGGAATGAGCATTCTTCCCCAACAAAGGAAACACGAATCTCCAGGTTATTAGTCAGCCTGAGACACAAGTAAGTTCCAACAAATTTCAGGTCTGGATAAACCCAGGTATATGGGCTtatcttatgtattttatataagaaTCCAAAGTGTACAATTATTTCAGAGGTAAAATAATGGTAAGAGCAGTTCTGAACTTTATTTAACTTTGGTTGAGTATTTAACCCCCTTTTCACCCTTGAATGTTGGGAATGTATATACGGAAGATTCAGTGCCACAACTGAAAGATACCTtcaaatctaataaaatatttatttaatatgaaaatcTCTCTGTCTTGTGAGTCACTCTGTCTGATGGGAAACACTTCTTAACCTCAGAAGAGAGTGGATCCCAGAACGAAGACTGACATAAAATCACAGAACAAAATGAAAGGTCGCCTTTGGGTTTGGAAActgaaatggaaagcaaaaataGTTGCAAAGCATCAGGCAAAAGAGCTACTACACACATTTTAATCTGCCTAAACCAGTGACTTGCGTAGCTGAGAACTGGCCCAGCAATACAACGTAGAATATACGAAACTGCTGACATCAGGAATTCAAAGCAGATGTTATCTTGAAAGAGCTGATCTCCTCTTTAATCCCAATAATGGCCCAGGGAAGGTAAAGGAATGGACACTCGATTCTAACTCTGATGTGGAGCACACTTACTGACATTTTGCTTCTAACTGTTTTATTGGGTAGCCTACAGGATGGACAGTTAAAATTTCAGTAAGGTATCACAAAAAAAGTTATCCCTAATAATCCTTCACCAGAAAAGTAGTGAagccaaaaaatgaaacaaagacttgATCTAAATACCAGGTTAGAAAATTGCCTTGCAGTTCTAAACAAAGCAATGGTACTCTATTAAATCTGACTGTATGTAACATGGATTGACTGTTAAAACTGTGTATTTAGTAAAATCGTTAAATTGCCAATTCACTGATACAATCGCCATAAATAAAGGATATTATGTACCAATAATTCTATTAAAACaacactttaattttctttttcctagtgtGCATTAATTTTCAAAGCATAAAACTCATCCACAAATCataaattttgtataaaataattctACAGCAATGAGCACCAGTAAACTATATTTTAGAATGCAAGACAAATTGATCTTCACTAGCTTGGAAACCTTAACATAAAAATTTCAGCCTAAACATATTAAGATCATTTTTAAA
The nucleotide sequence above comes from Equus przewalskii isolate Varuska chromosome 13, EquPr2, whole genome shotgun sequence. Encoded proteins:
- the FBXL21 gene encoding LOW QUALITY PROTEIN: putative F-box/LRR-repeat protein 21 (The sequence of the model RefSeq protein was modified relative to this genomic sequence to represent the inferred CDS: deleted 2 bases in 1 codon), whose product is MKRKSLSVVNKVVQSSPAVKQPKLGFYSSLNQTHTYTVLLDCLRRSLPHHVVLRIFQYLPLIDRAQASSVCRRWNEVFHIPDLWRKFEFELNQSATSSFKSTHPDLIQQIIKRHAAHLRYVSFKVDSSTESAEAACDILSQLVNCSLQTLDLISMANPSFMNVSKSHFVSALTLVFVNSKSLSSIKIEGTPVDDPSLKILVANNSDTLTLLKMSSCPYVSSDGILCVADHCQGLRELALNYYILSDELLLALSSETHVNLEHLRIDVVSENPGQIKFHSIKKQSWDALIKHSPGVNVVMYFFLYEEEFETFFTEESPVTHLYFGRSVSKVVLGRIGPNCPRLVELVVCANGLQTLDNELICIAQHCKNLTALGLSACEVRCSALVEFVRLCGRRLAQLSVMEEVLTPDGDYGLDKIHTEVSKYLGRTWFPDVMPVW